A genomic segment from Branchiostoma floridae strain S238N-H82 chromosome 7, Bfl_VNyyK, whole genome shotgun sequence encodes:
- the LOC118419923 gene encoding progestin and adipoQ receptor family member 3-like encodes MTVTARNNHSVKAKDNDVSKTSFLQNGIVAGPKRLYTLEEVSGTKYFGHDHILTGYRTGLTTKECLRSIFQWHNETISIWTHAIGFVYVMSMLVWENFVTIPRYHGNFWDHVIVSAHLLCSEVTLLSSACCHIFGGHRSPEVRGLSLRLDLFGIFIGVHGFQFIILYYGICDEWYFYTHHVVAWSLFFLNVAVEFKDDEVGQTQDAAVLKRRITLTALQWGYGAVPIVHAICSNGGLSHPTGQYFCQRFLGVVFYSLACLVSYTSQLPERLAPGWFDYVGQSHHWWHMMVLCGIINFNNSALDFIQLRQKVPCS; translated from the exons ATGACCGTGACCGCGAGAAACAACCACAGCGTCAAGGCCAAGGACAATGACGTCAGCAAGACCTCGTTTTTACAAAATGGAATCGTCGCAG GTCCGAAGAGATTGTACACGTTAGAGGAAGTGTCAGGAACAAAATATTTCGGACATGACCACATCCTGACAGGGTACCGGACCGGACTGACAACCAAAGAATGCCTGAGAAG CATATTTCAATGGCACAACGAGACCATCAGTATATGGACCCATGCCATCGGGTTTGTGTACGTCATGTCCATGCTCGTCTGGGAAAACTTCGTGACGATAcctcgttaccatggcaacttcTGGGATCACGTGATTGTCAGCGCCCACCTGTTATGTAGTgag GTGACTCTACTGTCATCTGCATGCTGTCACATTTTCGGCGGCCACCGGTCTCCAGAAGTGCGAGGCCTCAGTCTGAGGCTGGACCTGTTCGGGATCTTCATCGGAGTTCACGGCTTTCAGTTCATCATACTCTACTACGGCATTTGTGATGAG TGGTACTTTTACACGCATCATGTTGTGGCTTGGTCGCTGTTCTTCCTGAACGTTGCCGTCGAGTTCAAGGACGATGAGGTCGGCCAGACTCAAGACGCCGCCGTGCTGAAAAG GCGCATCACGCTGACGGCTTTGCAGTGGGGATATGGCGCTGTGCCAATAGTACATGCCATCTGTAGCAACGGCGGCTTGTCGCATCCTACCGGACAG TACTTCTGTCAGCGTTTCCTGGGAGTGGTGTTCTACTCCCTGGCCTGTCTCGTCTCCTACACATCCCAGCTACCGGAGAGACTAGCCCCAG GATGGTTTGACTATGTTGGACAGAGTCACCACTGGTGGCACATGATGGTGCTGTGCGGGATCATCAACTTCAACAACTCCGCTCTGGACTTCATACAGCTCCGACAGAAGGTCCCATGTTCTTAA
- the LOC118418883 gene encoding radical S-adenosyl methionine domain-containing protein 2-like produces the protein MTTVTCTNVTLPLAVVFILGVLAVFFRRVNKFTQVAWDVLRGEYSVAAPSLPSGPRKTPPGTVVPTSVNYHFTRQCNYRCGFCFHTAKTSFVLPLDTAKKGLRLLVEAGMEKVNFSGGEPFIKDRGRYVGELVRFCKCELGLPSVSIVSNGSLITEDWFGKYGEWLDILAISCDSFDEETNRRIGRHQTGKDHLRCLRQVRTWCQQYKVAFKINSVVNRHNIVEDMSSEIMELNPIRWKVFQCLLIGGENAGPAALRNAEDMVITDQEFDQFVRRHEQVTCLVPESNEKMRDSYLILDEYMRFLDCRNGRKEPSRSLLDVGVKGAIQFSGFDEKMFFKRGGKYTWSKADLQLDW, from the exons atgacgactgtaacgtgtaCAAACGTCACCTTGCCACTGGCAGTGGTGTTCATTTTGGGTGTCCTTGCCGTATTCTTCAGGAGAGTCAATAAGTTTACACAGGTCGCATGGGATGTCCTGAGGGGAGAATACAGTGTCGCCGCCCCCTCCCTACCGTCAGGACCGAGGAAGACTCCCCCCGGTACAGTCGTTCCTACCAGCGTGAACTACCACTTCACTCGCCAGTGTAACTACAGATGCGGGTTCTGCTTCCATACGGCCAAGACGTCTTTCGTGTTGCCACTTGATACCGCCAAGAAAGGACTGAGACTTCTTGTTGAAGCTG GTATGGAGAAGGTGAACTTTTCTGGCGGGGAACCGTTCATCAAGGACCGCGGCCGGTACGTCGGAGAGCTGGTCAGGTTCTGTAAGTGCGAGTTGGGCCTGCCCAGCGTCAGCATCGTCAGTAACGGCAGTCTCATCACTGAGGACTGGTTCGGCAAGTACG GTGAATGGCTGGACATCCTCGCCATCTCCTGTGACAGTTTTGATGAAGAGACGAACCGGCGCATCGGCCGTCATCAGACAGGGAAGGACCACCTGCGCTGTCTGCGGCAGGTGCGCACATGGTGCCAACAGTACAAGGTGGCTTTCAAG ATAAACTCAGTGGTGAACAGACACAATATCGTCGAGGACATGAGCAGTGAGATCATGGAACTGAACCCAATCAGATGGAAG GTGTTCCAGTGCCTGCTGATCGGCGGTGAGAACGCTGGACCAGCGGCCCTGCGGAACGCGGAGGACATGGTCATCACGGATCAGGAGTTTGACCAGTTCGTCAGGCGGCATGAACAAGTCACGTGTCTCGTGCCAGAGTCCAACGAAAAG ATGAGAGACTCTTACCTCATTCTCGATGAATAC ATGCGGTTCCTCGACTGCCGTAACGGACGGAAGGAACCATCTCGGTCCCTGCTTGATGTGGGGGTGAAGGGTGCCATCCAGTTCAGCGGCTTCGACGAGAAGATGTTCTTCAAGCGCGGAGGGAAGTACACCTGGAGCAAGGCTGACTTACAACTGGACTGGTAG
- the LOC118418881 gene encoding UMP-CMP kinase 2, mitochondrial-like, whose amino-acid sequence MSPVAFSFRHNLRQSWNILYKLPQTCRRRFGSKFKMAEDQDKKLVKAIETESGPIYFSSATKISQGDAASFSTPREFPDFAVFYSISAYRSENSRVNNNRAHSKLLGDICNHLGPQRSLFHGFSFNPERPDTFRKQFFIPSPTMNESLRGFVQEMALKFGQTEYFEHVLREGKHLQTRVEMSEEGARHQEEEEMMRVETPHCHPAFLNPDNNAVFHSYNRAVNILRECPDIPGVSEVLSASSTLVPESLDVASLQEKCQHSVIVLEGLDATGKTTLTERLGKMLSAPVLQSPPLPIRHLREVFDSQPELIRRAYYTLGNYILAMQVAEEAQTHPVVIDRFWHSTTAYSIATEVGCGDESQLPPRGHSVYTWPSDLLKPQLALLLMVNETSRGARLAGRGMGKTEEEIRLEKSLLFRKRLVEAYLRMENPGLKVIDASGSKEEVFASTVQVLKDFKILDTETEH is encoded by the exons ATGAGCCCTGTTGCTTTTTCCTTCCGGCACAATCTTAGACAGTCGTGgaatattttgtacaaactaCCGCAGACTTGCAGACGACGTTTTGGCtccaaattcaaaatggcggaagacCAGGACAAGAAATTGGTGAAGGCAATCGAGACGGAAAGTGGTCCCATTTATTTTTCTAGCGCAACTAAGATTAGTCAGGGAGATGCAGCGTCTTTCAGCACACCTAGAGAGTTTCCTGATTTTGCTGTGTTCTACTCTATAAGCGCGTACAGATCGGAAAACTCCCGTGTAAATAACAATCGCGCACATTCAAAACTTCTGGGGGACATATGCAACCACCTAGGACCACAGCGCTCTCTTTTCCATGGCTTTTCCTTCAACCCCGAACGACCAGACACTTTTCGAAAGCAGTTTTTCATTCCCAGTCCAACCATGAACGAGTCACTCCGTGGATTTGTCCAAGAAATGGCGCTAAAGTTCGGACAGACTGAGTATTTTGAGCACGTTTTGAGAGAGGGGAAACATCTGCAGACTAGAGTGGAGATGTCAGAGGAAGGGGCACGTcatcaggaggaggaggagatgaTGAGAGTTGAGACACCTCACTGTCATCCTGCATTTCTCAATCCTGATAACAATGCTGTGTTTCACTCCTACAACAGAGCTGTTAATATATTGAGAGAG TGTCCTGATATCCCAGGGGTTTCAGAGGTGCTGTCTGCTTCATCTACTCTTGTTCCTGAATCGCTTGACGTGGCATCTCTACAGGAGAAGTGTCAACACTCTGTCATTGTTTTGGAGGGTCTGGATGCCACAG GAAAAACAACCTTAACAGAGAGATTGGGAAAGATGCTGAGTGCCCCCGTTCTCCAGTCACCCCCTCTGCCCATCCGCCACCTGCGGGAAGTGTTTGACTCCCAGCCAGAGTTGATCCGGAGAGCGTACTACACACTGGGAAACTACATACTGGCCATGCAGGTGGCAGAGGAGGCACAGACACATCCTGTGGTCATAGACAG GTTTTGGCACAGCACAACAGCATACTCCATAGCCACAGAGGTGGGGTGTGGGGACGAGTCTCAGCTCCCCCCACGGGGACACAGTGTCTACACCTGGCCCTCAGACCTGCTGAAGCCACAACTCGCCCTGCTGCTGATGGTAAACGAGACCAGCAGAGGTGCTCGACTAGCGGGCAGGGGGATGGGGAAAACTGAGGAGGAGATAAGACTGGAGAAAAGTCTGCTGTTCAGGAAGAG